The DNA segment CGGAGACGGTACCCCGCGCGGCTGTGCGAGCCCGCATTTCAGCAACGGCAGCCTCGGAGTCCGGAAAGAAGTTCAGGGCGAGCAACGCCGTCACGCTGCCGTACCCGTCCGCGCGGCGCGGAAGATCGCCTACTCCAGCGATCGCAAAGGACGCGCGGGCATCTCCGGAGTGTCTTCGAGCGTACTCGATGAACGGCTCTGCGGGATCGCACCCAATCACCGAGGCCGGATCGGCGTGACTGCAGATCGCGCTCGTCAGAGCGCCTGTGCCGCAACCGACGTCCAGCCAGTGAACGCCATGAGGAATCCTCAACCACGACACGAACTGATCCGCGAGCTGTCGACTCCACCGACCCATGAAGTCCTCGTAAGCCGATCCGGCAGCCCACCCGTCGCGAATATGTGACATGAGCTAAACGTCTCTTCTCGCTGCCCAACGGTCTGGCGTTGAGCCGCGCGCACGTGAACCCTCGGGGCTTTTGGCGAAGTGGATGCGCGTCGGCTCCAATGCCGGGTTGGGCATGACCGTCCCCTGAAGCCGGTTCACGCCTTCCACGGCATGCGTTCCGCGAGGCCATGCTGCATCTTGGAGCCGTCGTCGCCCGCGTTGAGGTGGACGGGGGGAGAGTACACCGTCCACTGCGGTTTGAGGCGGATCACTACGCGGTGCTCCTCTCGGGCCTTCGCCTCGACCAACGGCCGCACGGCGTCGGGAAGTGGTTGCCCCGACATGATCTGACCCACCTTCATCATGACGTCGACTGTCGTCCCGATGACGTCCTCGATGTCGGCCGGTCCGTAGACCTGAAGGTACGTGAGTGGCCATTGTTCGTCGAGAACGCAGATGGCGGCCTCATGCGTCCGCCGCACGGCGCGCGCCTTCGCGCGTGCAGCCATCGTCGAGATCAAGATGTCGTCGCCGTCCATGACGTAGTAGACGACCGACATCGACGGCGGCCCTTGCTTGCGCTGGAAGCCAAAGATGCAGGTGCGGTGGTTGGCGACGAATGCGCGTCGCTCGGCCTGGTTCATCATGGTTCGGAATTCCTCATTATATCCATTCTGGGCGGTCGGAGCCGCTCGAGACACTCGACTGCACGCATTCTGACCGCCGAATCAATCACGGCAGATCCCGAGTCGCCTTCACGCCGCGGCTTCCAGCTTCTCCGGCGCCGGCCTTTACGACACGGGATACGGGCCGTCCGCGAACGCACGATCATGATACCCCTTTGACCCGACCGCACGCGCCAGCGGACTCCGGGGAGGGTCCCCCGCTCTCAGGCAATCAATGATTCGGCGGAAGTCATACCGGGGCTGCCAACCCAGCTCCCGCCGCGCGCGCTCATTCACGTACACCCGCTCGATGCCGGGGAACATCTTCCAACCGCGACGAGCGTACTCCTCCGCGTACTCCGGGACCCGCCGTTCCACCACGTGTGGAGCGTTCAGACGCAGGTCGGACAGATCGTCGGGCTGGAAGGGCGTGGTCGCGCTGATGATGTACCGCCCGAAGCCGATCGATGGGGCCTTCTCGAGAGCGAGCACATGAGCATCAACGACGTCTTGGAGGTCAACCCGCCGGTAGAGGTACTCGTTCGCCTTCACATTCCCGTCGTCGTAAGACCTGCGGACCGCCGGGTCGTCGTCCACCTCCGGGAAGAACCGCGACGTGCGCAAGACGAGGCACGGGAGCCGGTGGAGGCGGTGAAACACCTCGCACAAGTCCTCGGCCGCCGTCTTGGTCACGCCATAGATGTTCTTGGGGACGGGCGGCACGTCCTCGGTCACCCACGCCGCGGGGGCACCCGGCGGTGGCGTCAGCGCGCGCCCGAACGTGCTGGTCGTGCCCGTGAAGACGAAGGTCGAGACGCCGGCCGACGCCGCTTCCTCGAGAAGGTTGAGCGTGCCGGTGACGTTGGTATCGACGAAATCCTGTCGGGCGTGGGTCGCGACGTGCGGCTTGTGCAGGGTGGCCGCGTGAATGACGCCGTCGATGCCCTGCACGCATCGCCGCACGAAGTCGCGGTCGGTGATCGTTCCCAGGCGTCCCGTGAAGGGCGACGCCGTTCGGTCGAGGCCGACGACTTCGTGTATCGTGCCCTGCAAGGTGCGAACCAGGGCCTCGCCGAGATGCCCACTGCTACCCGTGACGATGACTTTCATGGGGCATCAATTCCTTCAGTGAACGCAGGGTACCGCGGCTATTGCGATTCCCGCCCGTGCACTCTCCTGCCGCCCAACGACCCTGGCGCTCACCCGCGCGAGCGCAGCGAGCGTCGGGTGCAGTGCCGAGTTGGGCGGTGCGCCGCAGCCAGCGGTCGGACTCACTGCGCACGGCGGCCCCATGCGGCGTACATGACAATTCCCGGTTCGAGTGAGACGGGATCGCGCAGGAGCGCAATTCCTGCGTCAACGTCCGCCTCAGGCGGGACGCGGTCTCGCACTGCTTCGATCGTCAGCCGGAAGAGCTCGGCTTCCCGCGTGCCGCCCCGGATGATCGCGGCCGTGCCCGATGCTTGGATGTCCGCAAGGCCGGCCGCGTGCAATGCCGACGCAAGGTCTACCGCCGACATGCAGTCGGCATGGGGCATTGCCGCGAAAAACCCTCTCCAGGTGGCTACCCATGCGGGCGTTCGCGATGCGAGCATCGCGCCAAAGTACGGTTCCTCGGCCACCAACACCCCACCCG comes from the Candidatus Eisenbacteria bacterium genome and includes:
- a CDS encoding pyridoxamine 5'-phosphate oxidase family protein, which produces MMNQAERRAFVANHRTCIFGFQRKQGPPSMSVVYYVMDGDDILISTMAARAKARAVRRTHEAAICVLDEQWPLTYLQVYGPADIEDVIGTTVDVMMKVGQIMSGQPLPDAVRPLVEAKAREEHRVVIRLKPQWTVYSPPVHLNAGDDGSKMQHGLAERMPWKA
- a CDS encoding NAD(P)-dependent oxidoreductase codes for the protein MKVIVTGSSGHLGEALVRTLQGTIHEVVGLDRTASPFTGRLGTITDRDFVRRCVQGIDGVIHAATLHKPHVATHARQDFVDTNVTGTLNLLEEAASAGVSTFVFTGTTSTFGRALTPPPGAPAAWVTEDVPPVPKNIYGVTKTAAEDLCEVFHRLHRLPCLVLRTSRFFPEVDDDPAVRRSYDDGNVKANEYLYRRVDLQDVVDAHVLALEKAPSIGFGRYIISATTPFQPDDLSDLRLNAPHVVERRVPEYAEEYARRGWKMFPGIERVYVNERARRELGWQPRYDFRRIIDCLRAGDPPRSPLARAVGSKGYHDRAFADGPYPVS